The proteins below are encoded in one region of Leptolyngbya sp. CCY15150:
- a CDS encoding DUF2281 domain-containing protein has protein sequence MTASEKLYQLIQNFSENQINEVLHFAEFLHQKQLPSPQPQVIPPGTLTGLRGIAKRPEPAPSDQELQTDYTDYLTQKYQ, from the coding sequence ATGACTGCTTCCGAGAAACTCTACCAGTTAATCCAAAACTTCTCGGAGAACCAAATCAACGAAGTTCTTCACTTCGCCGAATTTCTCCACCAAAAACAACTCCCCTCCCCTCAACCTCAAGTCATCCCTCCTGGAACCCTTACCGGACTGCGGGGCATCGCTAAACGGCCCGAACCAGCCCCTAGCGATCAGGAACTGCAAACCGACTACACCGACTACCTGACCCAAAAATATCAGTAA